CTATGCTGACAAAAGcatttaatgaaggaagagaaaaggatggccacgggggcgtgtccgctggacacggggctgtgGCGGGGCTTCTGtttaggctataaataggggtgcttggttcacttcaaaggcatccgttggcaaaccactactctcccactttgccaccactccaccaccactacaacacccacatccaccaccatcatccaccttagagtgtgtgtagtagtctcgggatccaagattgatagtaagagttcttaccaatcaaaggccatgtttggttaagcctcttacatcacttggtgaagacaagtcttttatgtattacttttgatttttaatctttcggcactttttatttggttttatattaatgactttaataactagtttcttatattgaaggtgaattttctttatcatttgtctgtggtgtcttggcattactttactgtctatataaagtaaaagatttacaccattcatatctctacggtctatatagagatatgttggctacctggtcgagggttaagggaatggtttagtaaggttcttgccttgtttagTGTGTAGATCCTACAAGGACCAAGGTCAAGCTTACtgggacctccttcaatacccattggtattggatggcgggggtgcgaatggcttgatcccttcatatgtaaactactattaatacattaaactggctacttgggattgtatccctgctggctcaaaccacttagccgagggtaacgtcacctttaaaagaggggcctaccacttttcgcattaataacttaattaattatgaTCGTACCGATGTCGCCGCTCATTGCACAAAGCTTAGGAGGATGCACATCGGACAACATTTGGCGGTCGACTGGGACGCACTAGAGAGCTGCTGGTCGAGTTCTTATCGTCGTTCTCCTTACATCCTCCTCGGGTCGACCAGCCTGCGCAGCCACAGGGTCATCCCCCTCTCGCCGAGGTTTCTTTCAAGCTTTCCCATGTGCAGAGTAAGATGACGCTAGCACGGTTTGCGGTGCGTTGCAGTTTATACACAGAGCCTGAGATCGCTACGGAGGTTTATATACAGGGGCTAGTAGTGGTTGATAGACCCACCCTTCTAGGGTTTTGGGATGTGATTGTAGACCCTAGGACTTGGGACCATACCCGGTCGGCCGGTCCAAGGGGAAGATTTTAGCAGTTATTGGCCCGATGTACAGGTTTGTCCACTTATTAATGTAAATATTTTCATTGTTATTCTTATTTATAAATATTCATATTTGTCTAACACTCTCTGCAAGTATCTACATAGGTGGATTTGCACTTCTATCACCGCTCGTGGGAAGAGTCGTGAGTGGTGTACGTCCACAGACCTCTTTCTCTTTTACTGTTTGCTTTACAAGAGGTCGTACGCTCTTGCACACGGTTTGGCCCAGTACTTCGCCTCCACCCATCACCAGCAGGAGTGCAGACATTTGTACGGTGGCGCGTACGTCACCGTTATTGCCTGTTAATTGGGACATTTCCCGGAAGGTGGCCTGCACTTACTGCCGGTTGTAGAGCCGGCGAAGTTGGAGATTAACAGGATGTGGGGGATGAAGCTTATTAAGAGGTTCACCATCCTTGGCATGCGGTTTAAAACCCGCAGGGGAGAGCGCTTCCAACCGGTTGACTTGCCAAAGCACTTTGATCTAGCGTATCTGCTAGATATCCCTAGGGCGTGCAGGATCATCCGGCCGATTTTGACGGTGCAACGCTGCCGGCATGACCCCCCGGGGTGCCTCAGCATCCACGGCACGTTGTTCCAGGTCCTGCCGTAGGAGCTGCGGTATGTTGACAGGCTTATGGATTTGGTGGGTTGGTTGGTTCGGGAGGCGCAAGATCGACGAGAGAGAGGGGTTACCTGTCATACCACTCCCACCACCTCAGGCACCACATCAGCAGCCATAGTTAGATTCGGTGCCGGAGGCATAAACTAGCAGCATGTTCATATTTTTGTATCTAGTATTTAGTTGTAGTCTATATTTTGTTACGGATGTATaaacttatcttatatatatCATATTCAATTTGTTTTCAATTGTTAGGTTACATGATGTTCGTTTGTCTTACATTGATATTTTGTAATAAATAGTTAAAACCTTAGCATTGAAACTATAATGCGGAAATAATATAATGTTCAAACAATAAACATTAACATGATAGAAAACTAATATTAAAACGGTGTAGTCTAGAAAATTGTATAAAGCCCGTTACGGTAAGTAATATTTAAACGacataatatattaaaaattgaaaaaataaacaagttgACTCAAGTTTTTAACGTGTCAAACTCAAGCTAAAATTTTAGCTCGATAGGAGTAAACATGTCAACCCGAGCTAGCTAATTTAACTTTGAGCCCATATCGTAGATGGGACGGCTCGACACACTTAAGCACTACATGATAATATGCTCATATTGGAGAAAGAACTTTGCAACTACGAAAGTCGTCGGAATATAATCTAGGGGTTTACAATTTTGGAATGCAGATGAAAACCGCCAAACATTTCCTCAAATATTTTGATCATGTTTTACGTAACCACTTTGTCAAAATCTGTCAAGCACGCCTAAATTCAGGAAATTCTCCATTTCTTCacaaatcaaacaaaaatacaacaCCATCATAGCTCTCGATTCATAAATAAACAAAAATGTTAATACCAATACAAACGAGACGCAAGTCATTAACTTAACATCATCTTTGATGATCACGTTCACGCTTAAAACAAGCTTCCATCATCACCGATATCAAAATCATCGTCCTCATCCACATCATCATCATATCATACGCACCTTTATTGTTTCAACTAAAACAGATGAACTCAAATAGCAGCAGTAACTGTACATCAAATCCATCACAAGTTTCTTCCCGTCTAATAACCCAAATTGCCGTATATGATGATAACACAAAAACCAAGTAACACAAATCTGAAAAAAAAAGGATTTGACAAAATACCCATTCAATGATCATTGTTGGCAGCAAGGCTCTCATAGAACAAGATATACCCGTGATCAGTGTTGCTAGCATACTCTTGGGCCGACCCGAACGAGGTTTGAACAGCGGATTCATCGATCATTTCCACGTTTTCATCATCAAAGAACAACCAGTGGTTGTGGCTTTTGACCAGACTTACGTAATGTCCGTGGTTGGGCCCGCTTCCAACATGAACCACCACCGCAAATAACGAGTATTCGCAATCCGCATCTTCCATTGTGTTGGTTAGCTTCAGCTCAAGAGGGAAAACGACACGGTATGATAACTTTTTGTACCTGCCCAGCTGTTCCATGTACTTGAAACGCTtcaaatgtatgaccaaaatatGTGGTGGTTTCTTGATCTTCATCCTCTTTTGTGCTTCCTGCAAACTGGATGATGAGAGTGAAACAATTAGAGGTGTAAACTCATTTACGGATAAACGGGTCAATATGGGTTATACTTTTTATCTAGGGATCAAACAATTCAGATGAGTCAAAAGCCCGATAAAAGGGTCAATTTGCGTTCTACTTCATCTCTAGaagtcaaacaaatcaaatgggtCAAAATCTGGATAAGCGGGTCAAATTGGGTAATACTTCATCTCTAAGGGTCAAACGGGTCAATCTGGCTTATGCTTCATCGCTATGGGTCAAACTGATCAATTTGTTATACTTCATCTCTAGGGGTCAAGCGGGTCAAAAGCCTCCCATCAATAATTTTTAGGGTTCGTGCTACAAAATATTTATACTTCACATTTTATAAACTCAACATACTTGAATTTCTCCCAAGAATAAATCTTTAGAGTTCATTTTGAGTGATTTCGAAATAAAAAGCCCTAATTTCCAAAAAAAGAGAAACTTCAttcttgaaagtgatttcaagaTAATATGTGAGCTCAAACGTAAACAAATAATGAATATGTGGAAAAAAGAAGCAACCTGCAGCATTTATCACAGAAAAACTTATCCTCGGCATTTAAGGTCTCGGTGGAGCTGAAGTTCTTTAAACAGCTTGTAATCGAACTGTTCTGCTCAATATCAAGACTCAAATCTAAAAATGTCTCATCCCTTGCAGTCACAGTCTCACATCTTAAACACTTTGTTTCATTTGTAAGTATACCCTGGATTATAAACCATAAGAATCAAAAGCAACAAACATGAATTAGCAAAATGGTGATTAAAAAAAGATGTAAGATTATGGAGACTAAGAGTCCTGGATAACTATGAGATAATGTGGCTTAACTCTGTTTTACATTCAACTTAATATAAGTAAATTAATGCTCCTTTTTCTCTCATTAAGAGCGCTacatatttttaacaaaatttagagtaaaatgccattttcgtccctgaagCCTGAGgttttggccagttttgcgactttcgtccaaaggattgtttttccgcatctggatccaaaagattcgaaatcttgccattttcatacggctcgttaactccatccatttttctccgttaagtcaaggTGTACttccatcttttttgttaacttcaAGGGCAATTCAgtatttttcactttatgtacacgCATTTAAAATACCCCTGACGAAATCCGttagaccgaattgccctttaagttaacaaaaaagacggaaatacccctgaattgacgaagaaaaatggatggagttaacgagctggatgaaaattgcaaaatttcaaacattttggattcagatgcggaaaaacaaacctttggacgaaagttgcaGAACTAACCAAACCTCCGGGACGAAAACGGCATTTTACTCCAATGTTTAATTACATATATTAATGTCTCTTATATGcaatttatcatttataaaaCGAACCTGAAAGTTTTTGTGAACCCAGGTAACCAAGGGCTCTTTCCGTACACCGTTGGCATGAGCAACATGTATCCCGTTGGGAATCTTTTCAGGAGGTGACGAAAGTTCTTTTGAAGCTTTTGCTGAATTGGCTTCTTTCTCTAGTATGTCAACTAGTTCGTTTAACAAGAAATTCAAAAATTCGTGCGCATCCTACACAATATTCATAAAATCACTATGTTAAAGAATGAAAATTGCAGGAATGAAATAAATTCGAATATTCGATTTAATAAGTGGGCTGTATACCTGATGCATGTAACCACGAAAAAGCTCATTTTCTTTCTTCACTCTTTGTACAAAGCGTTTGGGAGCAATAACGCCTGTTTTCTTCTTTTGTGTACTAATCTAATACAAAGTACCAGAAATCACATTAGTTGTATTGCTACAATTGTAGTTGCTAACAATTTCTCACCATGGTTATAAGTTGATATGGAAGATTATTTTGACCAGTATAGTTTTCATGTACaataaaagaattaaaagataacACAAGGAGTTGGTTCTTCAATCTTCATGTCAAACTTTTCAGGTTTTCTAAATAATATTTCATGAAAAAAACAGATTTGACATTTCTTTTTTGTCTTAAATCAGTTATGAGTTTCAAACATTGCTAAACTCGTATTTTGTCCATCGTCCCAAAATATATATCATAATCAAATTATGAAAAAAGAACAATATTTCCAAGTGCATGTACACTTTGGCCCAAAAAAAACACAAATCAGATCCTACTTAATCACAAAGATTTTATCATTAAAAGAGATAATGTATGTGAATACAACCCATGTATTCAATTTTTATCGTTAAGGACACCCATATATTGAAACTACTTGATAAGCCCCAAAGCATTTTATCAAATTTCATTTATACCAATGCTGGCCATAAACATCTGGATGATAAAAATGACTTTAAATTCTTTACAGCAAAAAAGTATCATTTACTTGTATTTTCGAAAGGGGTTTAAAGGCAACAAGTAAAAGAGACCATTAAGCATGTATTCAAGAAACTGTGTACCTGCATAAACAGTTCTGCCAAACACGTAAGGAGATTTTCTTCTACGTCCCCGGGATTTTTAACATTTCCATAATATTCAAGTAATTGCTCACGAAATGGAACACAAAAATATAAAGCCTGAAAAGTAAAAACAAACCCATTAGTGTAAGCTACATATTTAGATCAAAACCGAGCAAGTTACTTAGAAATGGGTAATAACCAAATTGCAATTGATATAATGAAAAGGATCAATATCTTGAAAGGTTAATAAGCCAAACTGCATCTGCATTACCAGAGTTTCCCAACCATTGTAATTGCAAACAGCCAAAAAGCACTATAGACCTATAGTTAGCTTAGCAATTTCTTTCATAATCACAAGGATGGTCGGTAACTTGAAACGATAAGCCAGTACAATGGTTTTATCAgtcaataataataattaaatgaCGGTTTAGCTATATAGGAAAACCTACTCGAGATTAGCTGAATGAACATTAAATTTTCAACAATCCAAAGTCAGATATCCATTTCTTGATAAAAACATATACAAGTTCAATTAAATGCCAAATGCCATGGCTGCTTATGCATCTGCTAAGCCAATTTGAAGCATGGCTTTATAAACCGTATGActatagttgttaatggcgaatagcgacaaatagcgataaggtatatgctacatagcgagtAGCGATAAATAGTGGGCACTATTCTATAAATAGTGATACactataaaaaaattaaaagaaaaattatatgtatattatattaaaataccctggtatatacaCTATCTTACacgtatatttaacaaaaacctaaaatccagctatatttaatcgctatttaataattaaaaaaaactgaAATCCCTCTATTTATGGCTACATACCTTCGACCTATCCactacgctattcgctatagcgacCATAGCggccgctattgacaactatgccgTATGTTCACAGtaaaaacaaaactttcaaaTCATAGTTACACAATTTAACAAAACATTCCAATTTATATCCCTGATCATTCCCCTTTCATCTAACTCCCTCCTTGTAAGCACCACCCACACAAAGAAGCAACAAAACACTAATCCAGTAAAAATATAAATCTAATAATTAATAACATTAACCAAAAAAAATAAAGTCTCCAACCAATTTCCAATCCTAATTTAATCAAAACAACCTAAATTAAATTAGGTCAACTCCAAATAACAACAGGCATCAAATCAATCTTCTTAACAAAGCAATAAGCAACCAAAATCTCCAAACTCAAAACAACAAAACGAGAAGAAATCGAGCAAAACCTGAAGCACGCTGTTACAATAGCAAGTGTTACCGAAGTTTTCAAGTCCAAAATACCGTTCACCTTCAGGAAACTGGTCTCCTAGAGCTTTCTCGAGCTTAGACCCCGTAGCGCCCATGAGACCATCAACTAGATACCAAAACTCCTCTATTTCTCTCTCTATCTATCGatcgaaaccctaatttcaccaACAAATTCAACGAGGATTGTAGATGTTCAAAATTGAACGAAATTGAATGAGATTGAACGAATTGTGATAGATTTGAATGCGATTCGTTAGGGTTTTTGAGAGAATTTAGCGAAAGGTGTGTGTTTGATCGATTAATTGGGGAAAATTGGGAGATTTGATGTGGAATCGGTTTTTAGGGTTTATATCGGAAACGGATATTTCAAAGAGGCGTGAGGAAACGGTTTGATCGGATTTTAGtttatattattaattattaataatattattatattattaattagtaatatttttttttttgaacggcaacaacacttctatactatataataaaagaaaccaattaagggacacttgtcattattctagaccatccttaattgtagataattattatttaattaaaatcaTATAAATCTTATCAACTCTAAATTATTGGCATAAATTTGATTTTAATTCCTTGAAGTCAAAAGAGttgtataattatatatttatttacttagAATTCGTTaatgaacaaaaaaaaatcgGTTATCACATGATGAATGtttattatcatcatcattaaTCATTCAGATAATAATCAAAATTTTAATTGAGAAATTACGGTTTGTGAAAAGAAATAATGATTTTCAAAGGATAAATTATACTTGGATAACTGATTTTAAACATAAaaatttggatttttttttaaatagaactTTTATATGATCaaaccaaaaatttaaaatagtattaacctaatttaaaaaataaaaaaaaaatccattttgatttagaaagattttttttaacaatagataaaTCCGTGTAATAcaaatggttttaaagatataacttttttattatttgctatatagTATT
This is a stretch of genomic DNA from Helianthus annuus cultivar XRQ/B chromosome 16, HanXRQr2.0-SUNRISE, whole genome shotgun sequence. It encodes these proteins:
- the LOC110918498 gene encoding ubiquitin carboxyl-terminal hydrolase 4 is translated as MGATGSKLEKALGDQFPEGERYFGLENFGNTCYCNSVLQALYFCVPFREQLLEYYGNVKNPGDVEENLLTCLAELFMQISTQKKKTGVIAPKRFVQRVKKENELFRGYMHQDAHEFLNFLLNELVDILEKEANSAKASKELSSPPEKIPNGIHVAHANGVRKEPLVTWVHKNFQGILTNETKCLRCETVTARDETFLDLSLDIEQNSSITSCLKNFSSTETLNAEDKFFCDKCCSLQEAQKRMKIKKPPHILVIHLKRFKYMEQLGRYKKLSYRVVFPLELKLTNTMEDADCEYSLFAVVVHVGSGPNHGHYVSLVKSHNHWLFFDDENVEMIDESAVQTSFGSAQEYASNTDHGYILFYESLAANNDH